The Streptomyces sp. SS1-1 genome has a segment encoding these proteins:
- a CDS encoding acyl-CoA dehydrogenase family protein: MGSRLTEEQAAFAAAVRDFAKRECGTREQRDALTDGGREAHHPELYRRLADLGWLGVCLPEEYGGAGGGTADACLFLEETSYGMVPCGGFVTTVITAKAYERFGGERQRREVLTGVARGDVLAIAMSEPGAGSDVGALRCRARQERDGTWVIDGQKTWISNAHCAESILLVARTGEDKHGGLTMFHLPAGTPGVEIRGIETMRGREVNDVYLTGVRLPADSVVGEVNGGWKQLMAGLNHERLFLAANMLGLARRAFDDAVTYVREREQFGRPVGSFQALRHRIADLATEIECTRLLVREVALDCDAQPDKLFSREASMAKLKATELAKRMALEGMQMMGGYGYTTEFDMERHLRAAVVSTVYGGTSEIQRDVIGRTYGL, encoded by the coding sequence ATGGGCAGTCGACTCACCGAGGAGCAGGCCGCGTTCGCGGCGGCCGTACGAGACTTCGCCAAGCGCGAATGCGGTACCCGGGAACAGCGCGACGCGCTGACGGACGGCGGCCGCGAGGCTCACCATCCGGAGCTGTACCGCAGGCTCGCCGACCTCGGCTGGCTCGGGGTGTGTCTGCCCGAGGAGTACGGCGGCGCCGGCGGTGGCACGGCCGACGCCTGCCTCTTCCTGGAGGAGACGTCGTACGGCATGGTCCCGTGCGGCGGGTTCGTCACCACCGTCATCACCGCGAAGGCGTACGAACGGTTCGGCGGCGAACGGCAGCGGCGGGAGGTGCTGACCGGCGTGGCGCGCGGGGACGTGCTGGCCATCGCGATGTCGGAGCCGGGGGCCGGATCGGACGTGGGCGCGCTGCGCTGCCGGGCCCGGCAGGAGCGGGACGGCACCTGGGTGATCGACGGCCAGAAGACCTGGATCTCCAACGCGCACTGCGCCGAGAGCATCCTCCTCGTGGCCCGCACCGGCGAGGACAAGCACGGCGGCCTGACCATGTTCCATCTGCCCGCCGGCACCCCGGGCGTGGAGATCCGGGGCATCGAGACGATGCGGGGCCGCGAGGTCAACGACGTGTACCTCACCGGCGTACGGCTGCCCGCGGACTCCGTCGTCGGCGAGGTGAACGGCGGCTGGAAGCAGCTGATGGCCGGCCTGAACCACGAGCGGCTGTTCCTCGCCGCGAACATGCTGGGCCTGGCGCGCCGCGCCTTCGACGACGCCGTCACCTACGTCCGCGAGCGCGAGCAGTTCGGACGGCCCGTCGGCTCGTTCCAGGCGCTGCGGCACCGGATCGCGGACCTCGCCACCGAGATCGAGTGCACCCGGTTGCTGGTGCGCGAGGTGGCGCTGGACTGCGACGCGCAGCCGGACAAGCTGTTCTCGCGCGAGGCGTCCATGGCGAAGCTGAAGGCCACCGAGCTCGCCAAGCGCATGGCGCTGGAGGGCATGCAGATGATGGGCGGCTACGGCTACACCACGGAGTTCGACATGGAACGGCATCTGCGGGCCGCGGTCGTCTCCACGGTGTACGGCGGGACGAGCGAGATCCAACGCGACGTGATCGGCAGGACGTACGGGCTCTGA
- a CDS encoding TetR/AcrR family transcriptional regulator produces the protein MRTDTNDSWLARALARPEPEDDTARRILDAALEQFTLLGVRRSSVDDVAKRAGVSRVTVYRRFQTKDKLVEDTLLRELGRFFERLDAAVAGLPTMRERVVEGFAVALRHSRAHPLLGGMLRLEPEVVLPYLTVQGASSLSATVEYLTAHLRRAQQVEGRPDDDPRPVAELMVRVAVSFLLNPNSCIEMEDEDQARAFARRYLAPLLDA, from the coding sequence ATGAGAACTGACACGAACGACTCGTGGCTCGCCCGGGCCCTGGCGCGGCCGGAGCCGGAGGACGACACGGCACGGCGCATCCTCGACGCGGCCCTGGAGCAGTTCACGCTCCTCGGGGTGCGCCGCTCCTCCGTGGACGACGTCGCCAAGCGGGCCGGGGTCTCCCGGGTCACCGTCTACCGGCGCTTCCAGACCAAGGACAAGCTGGTCGAAGACACCCTGCTGCGTGAACTGGGCCGGTTCTTCGAGCGGCTCGACGCGGCGGTCGCCGGGCTGCCGACCATGCGGGAGCGGGTCGTCGAGGGGTTCGCGGTCGCGCTGCGCCACAGCCGCGCCCACCCGCTCCTCGGCGGCATGCTGCGGCTCGAACCCGAGGTCGTCCTGCCCTATCTGACCGTGCAGGGCGCCTCCTCGCTCTCGGCGACCGTCGAGTACCTGACCGCCCATCTGCGGCGCGCGCAGCAGGTCGAGGGCCGTCCCGACGACGACCCGCGACCGGTCGCGGAACTCATGGTGCGGGTCGCCGTGTCCTTCCTGCTCAACCCCAACAGCTGTATCGAGATGGAGGACGAGGACCAGGCCCGCGCCTTCGCCCGGCGCTACCTGGCCCCCCTGCTGGACGCCTGA
- a CDS encoding aldehyde dehydrogenase family protein, translated as MTDTTPAAAPQTATFSTHSPATGKPIAEHPVHGPADVDRAVARARVVQARWAALSAPRRRDHLLRWKKAIAAELDRVAATIAEETGKPAGDAALEVVLTLEHLAWAARNAGRVLSRRRVRTGLFTVHQRASLVHRPLGVVGVIGPWNYPLYTPMGSIGYALAAGNAVVFKPSELTPGTGLLLAELFDTAVPEHAGLLSTVTGAASTGEALARSGVDKLAFTGSPGTARAVMAVCAESLTPFLAECGGKDAVIVTADADLDAAADAIVWGALSNAGQTCAGVERVYAVREVHEELCARVVKLAGALRTGDDAESVYGPMTLPTQVSVVERHVSGALSAGARAALGGPESVRAPYVAPVVLTEVPEDAAAMTEETFGPVVAVNAVAGVDEAVERANASRYALGAAVFCGSGRAGAVIAARLRAGAVSVNSVLGFAAVPSLPFGGSGDSGFGRIHGEEGLRAFTSVQSVTVQRFAPAIALTSFAVPAATRERAVRVARALHRRR; from the coding sequence ATGACCGACACCACCCCGGCCGCCGCCCCGCAGACCGCGACCTTCAGCACGCACTCCCCCGCCACCGGCAAGCCGATCGCCGAGCACCCGGTGCACGGGCCCGCGGACGTCGACCGTGCGGTGGCGCGGGCCCGGGTGGTCCAGGCAAGGTGGGCCGCGCTGTCCGCGCCGCGGCGCCGGGACCATCTGCTGCGGTGGAAGAAGGCCATCGCCGCCGAACTGGACCGGGTGGCCGCCACGATCGCGGAGGAGACCGGCAAGCCGGCCGGTGACGCCGCGCTGGAGGTCGTGCTCACGCTGGAGCACCTGGCGTGGGCCGCCCGCAACGCCGGACGGGTCCTGAGCCGGCGGAGGGTGCGGACCGGGCTGTTCACCGTGCACCAGCGGGCCTCGCTGGTGCACCGGCCGCTCGGTGTCGTCGGGGTCATCGGCCCGTGGAACTACCCCCTCTACACCCCGATGGGGTCGATCGGCTACGCCCTGGCCGCCGGGAACGCGGTGGTTTTCAAGCCGTCCGAACTGACGCCGGGCACGGGGCTGTTGCTGGCGGAGCTGTTCGACACCGCCGTACCCGAGCACGCCGGGCTGCTGAGCACCGTCACCGGGGCGGCGTCCACGGGCGAGGCCCTGGCGCGGTCCGGTGTCGACAAGCTGGCGTTCACCGGGTCGCCGGGAACGGCCCGGGCGGTGATGGCGGTGTGCGCGGAGTCGCTGACGCCGTTCCTCGCCGAGTGCGGCGGCAAGGACGCGGTGATCGTCACCGCGGACGCCGACCTGGACGCCGCCGCCGACGCGATCGTCTGGGGCGCGCTGAGCAACGCGGGGCAGACGTGCGCGGGCGTGGAGCGCGTGTACGCGGTGCGGGAGGTGCACGAGGAGTTGTGCGCACGGGTGGTGAAGCTGGCCGGCGCGCTGCGCACCGGGGACGACGCGGAGTCCGTCTACGGCCCGATGACGCTGCCGACTCAGGTGTCCGTCGTCGAGCGGCATGTGAGCGGCGCCCTGTCGGCGGGCGCGCGGGCCGCGCTGGGCGGACCCGAGTCGGTACGCGCTCCGTATGTCGCCCCGGTCGTGCTGACCGAGGTGCCGGAGGACGCGGCGGCGATGACGGAGGAGACGTTCGGGCCGGTCGTCGCGGTCAACGCGGTGGCGGGCGTGGACGAGGCGGTGGAACGCGCCAACGCGTCCCGTTACGCGCTGGGGGCCGCGGTGTTCTGCGGCAGCGGGCGCGCGGGGGCGGTGATCGCGGCGCGGCTGCGCGCGGGCGCGGTGTCGGTGAACTCGGTGCTGGGCTTCGCTGCCGTTCCGTCGCTGCCGTTCGGCGGGTCGGGGGACTCCGGGTTCGGGCGGATCCACGGCGAGGAGGGGCTGCGGGCGTTCACGTCGGTGCAGTCGGTGACCGTGCAGCGGTTCGCCCCGGCGATCGCGCTGACCTCGTTCGCGGTCCCGGCGGCCACACGGGAGCGGGCGGTGCGGGTGGCCCGGGCGCTGCACCGGCGCCGCTGA
- a CDS encoding oxygenase MpaB family protein, which produces MGRYSRLARIRQMDPQQDFEQIYRWITQYEFPRDYLHGTSIAFLRDYGVPRISQLLDRTQEFERAGQKRYDDTVLIAYEMVRDGMDSEHGRTAARHLSRIHGRYRILNDDYLYVLATTVVGPKRWIDRFGWRRLCEQETESLALVGRRMGEMMGISGVPGTYAEFERLHDAYEREQFAYDPANRRVAAATLRVMAAWYPGPLRRVATRVALAVLDEPLLTALGFRPQPRGLRTAARRALRVRAACIRLLPARPERFPRGPKPRTYPFGWTLDDLGPHWAHSRPPAPLHDEESPQGVATPPGSSAVPAHRQENR; this is translated from the coding sequence CGCAGCAGGACTTCGAGCAGATCTACCGCTGGATCACGCAGTACGAGTTCCCCCGCGACTATCTCCATGGCACGTCGATCGCGTTCCTGCGTGACTACGGCGTCCCGCGCATCTCCCAACTGCTCGACCGGACGCAGGAGTTCGAGCGTGCCGGGCAGAAGCGCTACGACGACACGGTGCTGATCGCGTACGAGATGGTGCGCGACGGGATGGACTCGGAGCACGGCCGTACCGCCGCCCGGCACCTCAGCCGTATCCACGGCCGGTACCGCATCCTCAACGACGACTACCTCTACGTCCTGGCCACCACGGTGGTGGGACCGAAGCGGTGGATCGACCGGTTCGGCTGGCGGCGCCTGTGCGAGCAGGAGACCGAGAGTCTGGCGCTGGTGGGCCGGCGGATGGGCGAGATGATGGGCATCTCCGGCGTGCCCGGCACCTACGCCGAGTTCGAGCGGCTGCATGACGCGTACGAGCGTGAGCAGTTCGCCTACGATCCCGCCAACCGCCGTGTCGCCGCGGCCACTTTGCGGGTGATGGCCGCCTGGTACCCGGGCCCGCTGCGGCGCGTGGCCACGCGGGTGGCGCTCGCCGTGCTGGACGAACCGCTGCTGACCGCGCTGGGCTTCCGGCCGCAGCCGCGCGGGCTGCGCACCGCCGCCCGCCGCGCGCTGCGCGTCCGGGCCGCGTGCATCCGGCTGTTGCCCGCCCGGCCCGAGAGGTTCCCGCGCGGCCCGAAGCCGCGCACCTACCCCTTCGGCTGGACCCTGGACGACCTGGGTCCGCACTGGGCGCACTCCCGTCCGCCCGCACCACTCCACGACGAGGAGTCGCCGCAGGGGGTTGCCACGCCCCCGGGGTCGTCCGCCGTCCCCGCCCACCGTCAGGAGAACCGATGA